One Gossypium raimondii isolate GPD5lz chromosome 3, ASM2569854v1, whole genome shotgun sequence genomic window carries:
- the LOC105795731 gene encoding uncharacterized protein LOC105795731: MDGSGIDCGIRAERTRGGQEDTLGGVVALEQDLISFLVSSWHTPPTSTPRLRGDQKTPFVFPPSSALAAFLNKPSSLLCAAFLIEAAGLTPRAEFYGRERCNNNWAMRDLIKYCKRKGLLIEQGGEAILVIRSERRLARKLAPLKTHYLIRICYARYADDLLLGIVGAVELLIEIQKRIAHFLQSGLNLWVGSAGSTTIAARSTVEFPGTVIREVPPRTTPIQFLRELEKRLRVKHRIHITACHLRSAIHSKFRNLGDSIPIKQLTKGMSKTGSLLDGVQLAETLGTAGVRGPQVSVLWRTVKHIRQEERGISLLHSSGRSNAPSDVQQAVSRSGMSVPKLSLYTPAGRKAAGDGGGHWAGSISSEFPIQVEAVALNGPLRKTLKSSIRSIA, from the exons ATGGATGGATCTGGGATTGATTGTGGAATCCGAGCAGAGAGAACCCGGGGCGGGCAGGAAGATACGCTAGGCGGAGTAGTCGCTCTGGAGCAG GATTTGATTTCATTCCTTGTTTCGTCGTGGCACACCCCCCCCACAAGCACCCCCCGGCTCAGGGGGGACCAGAAAACGCCTTTCGTTTTCCCCCCTTCGTCGGCCCTTGCCGCCTTCCTTAACAAGCCCTCGAGCCTCCTTTGCGCCGCCTTCCTCATAGAAGCCGCCGGGTTGACCCCGAGGGCCGAATTCTATGGTAGAGAACGCTGTAATAATAATTGGGCCATGAGAGACCTTATTAAGTATTGCAAAAGAAAGGGCCTGCTGATAGAACAGGGCGGGGAGGCGATACTAGTTATCAGGTCAGAGAGACGCCTGGCCCGTAAGCTGGCCCCCTTAAAAACCCATTACTTAATAAGGATTTGTTACGCGCGATATGCCGACGACTTACTACTGGGAATCGTGGGTGCCGTAGAGCTTctcatagaaatacaaaaacGTATCGCCCACTTCCTACAATCCGGCCTGAACCTTTGGGTAGGCTCTGCAGGATCAACAACAATAGCTGCACGGAGTACGGTAGAATTCCCCGGTACGGTCATTCGGGAAGTCCCTCCGAGGACGACTCCCATACAATTTTTGCGAGAGCTGGAGAAGCGTCTACGGGTAAAGCACCGTATCCATATAACTGCTTGCCACCTACGCTCCGCCATCCATTCCAAGTTTAGGAACCTAGGTGATAGTATCCCGATCAAACAGCTGACGAAGGGGATGAGCAAAACAGGGAGTCTACTGGACGGGGTTCAACTAGCGGAGACTCTTGGAACAGCTGGAGTAAGAGGTCCCCAAGTGAGCGTATTATGGAGGACCGTCAAGCACATTCGGCAAGAAGAAAGGGGGATCTCGTTGTTGCATAGCTCAGGTCGGAGCAACGCGCCATCGGACGTTCAACAGGCAGTCTCACGATCGGGCATGAGTGTCCCGAAGTTGTCATTGTATACTCCCGCGGGTCGGAAGGCGGCGGGGGACGGAGGAGGACACTGGGCGGGATCTATCAGCAGCGAATTCCCCATACAGGTAGAGGCGGTGGCATTGAATGGTCCCCTTAGAAAAACTCTAAAAAGCTCTATACGTTCAATAGCGTAa
- the LOC105797342 gene encoding patatin-like protein 2: protein MEKSTGNPNHPPCHGDLITVLSIDGGGIRGIIPGIILSFLESELQKLDSEEARIADYFDVIAGTSTGGLLTTMLTSPNEKNRPLFAAKDIKAFYFEHGPKIFPQRRFPFSGVTKIIQSVMGPKYDGKYLHGVLKERLGNTRLNQTLTNVVIPTFDIKKLQPIIFSSYEVKKSAGLNALMSDICIGTSAAPTYLPAHYFETEDTDGKVKKFNLIDGGVAANNPALIAMGEVTKQIHKGHSDFSCIKAANHYNRFLVLSVGTGSEKLAEKYTAKQAAQWGVLGWLTSGNSTPLINAFSEGSADMVDFHISVIFKSLNSEQNYLRIQDDKLKGEVSSVDVSTEENMKILAKVAENLLNKPVSRVNFETGNYEPSGDLETNAQALIRYAKLLSEEKRRRLKTSLH, encoded by the exons ATGGAAAAAAGTACTGGAAACCCTAATCACCCTCCATGTCATGGAGATCTTATCACCGTTCTCAGCATTGATGGAGGTGGAATTAGGGGAATCATTCCAGGAATAATTCTCAGCTTTTTAGAATCTGAGTTACAA AAACTGGACAGTGAAGAAGCAAGAATTGCTGATTATTTTGATGTGATCGCCGGAACTAGCACCGGCGGTCTCCTTACCACCATGTTAACATCTCCCAACGAGAAAAACCGACCCCTATTTGCTGCCAAAGACATCAAGGCCTTCTACTTCGAGCATGGCCCTAAAATATTCCCTCAAAGAAG GTTTCCATTTTCTGGTGTTACAAAAATTATTCAAAGTGTGATGGGACCAAAATATGATGGCAAGTATCTGCATGGTGTTCTTAAGGAAAGATTAGGAAACACAAGGCTGAACCAGACACTGACTAACGTTGTAATTCCAACTTTCGATATCAAGAAACTTCAGCCCATTATCTTTTCTAGCTATGAG GTGAAGAAATCTGCAGGCCTTAATGCCTTAATGTCAGACATTTGCATTGGAACTTCAGCCGCTCCAACTTATCTGCCGGCCCATTATTTTGAAACCGAGGACACTGATGGAAAGGTTAAAAAGTTCAATCTTATCGATGGTGGGGTGGCTGCTAATAATCCG GCTCTAATTGCCATGGGTGAAGTGACAAAACAGATTCACAAAGGCCATTCAGATTTTTCTTGCATTAAAGCAGCAAATCATTACAATAGATTCTTGGTGCTATCCGTTGGAACAGGCTCAGAAAAACTAGCAGAGAAATACACTGCAAAGCAAGCGGCTCAATGGGGCGTACTTGGTTGGTTAACCTCTGGCAATTCAACCCCATTAATCAATGCCTTTTCCGAAGGCAGCGCTGATATGGTTGATTTCCACATTTCCGTGATTTTCAAATCTTTAAACTCCGAGCAGAATTATCTTCGCATCCAg GATGATAAGCTGAAAGGGGAGGTTTCCTCTGTGGATGTTTCAACGgaggaaaatatgaaaattttagctaAAGTAGCAGAAAACTTACTGAATAAACCAGTTTCAAGGGTGAATTTCGAGACGGGAAATTATGAACCTTCAGGAGACTTAGAAACCAATGCTCAAGCTCTCATAAG GTACGCGAAGCTGCTGTCTGAGGAAAAACGCCGACGTCTAAAGACATCGTTGCACTAG